The sequence AAATTCCATTGTCAAGCGAAATTAAGTGTGAATTAAGATAGATTTTGGGGGTTTTATCAATAGCCGGTTTTATTTGAAAATCCGGCCACTTTCTTAAGTCGGGGCGAACTCAACCCCCTTTGTCCCCCTTCTCTTTTCGAAGAAGGGGGAAAGAAAAAAGAAATACCACAACCCCCTCCTTCGGCCAGGCTCAGGACGGCGTCGAGCTCTCCCTTCGCCTTCCAGGCCGAAGGGGGAGAACCTGAATGGGACATCACACTACCCAGGGCCCAACCTTGTCCCTTCGGCATATTTAGGGCGGCTCCTCAAAGGAGAGGGCCTAGCTGCTACTCTCAGCGGGGAGGGGAGCTTCTTCCACGCCGAAGCCTGAACGCCACAGGTCGTCCAGACGCGCCAGCTCGTGGGGGGTGAGGTTGGGGACGTCGGGGGCGGAGGTGTATTCGGCCAGCTCGCGAGGGTTGGTTATGTTGGGGAGGACGGAGCAGATGGTCTCCTGGGCCAGGCAGAACTTAATGGCGGCCTGGGCGAAGGTGCGGTCAGCTTCGTCGGCGATGAAGCGCGATAGATTTGCTTTCTTGATAGCTTTTTCCAGCCACTCACGCTTGCGGAAGGCGCGGTGGTCGGAGGGGTCAAACTGGGGCATGGTCTTGTATCGGTCGGTGAGGACTTCGGACGCGTGAGGTACCCTGGACAGCAGGCCGACGTTTTTTTCTTTGGCGATGGGGAAAAAGCGGCGTGAGGGTTCCTGCTCAAGGATGCTGTGGATTATCTGCATGGCATGAATGTTGCGATACTTTAGAGAGGCTTCGCCCTCCTCGAACCAACCGATGTCTGGGCCTAAGGCGACTGCGTAATACCGTAACTTGCCTTCCTTTACAAGCTCGTCCAGGGTTGCGAATAGCTCGTCATTTTCGATGGCAGGAAGTCGAGGGTTATGGAGCTGATAGATATCAATATAGTCGGTCTTGAGGCGGCGGAGGCTCTGCTCGCAGGCGAACCGTATGAAAGCGGGGTCCCATTTCTGGGACCGCTCTTTATGTCCTACACGAGGGGTTGTGTCATGGATATCGTAGCCAAACTTGGTGCCGATGATGATGTCGCGGCGCTGTTTGGGGAAGGCCATGGCGAGGACTTCCTCGCCGTAGCCGGTGCCGTAGGTGTCGGCGGTATCAAAGAAGTTGACGCCGAGGTCGTGGGCCTTTTGCAGGAGATGGATGCCGTCCTCTCGGTCTATGTGGCCCCACCAGTCAGTAGCCACGGTCCAAACACCAAAGCCTACCTCCGACAGCTTCAGGTCAGTACGGGGGAGGAGGCGATAATTCATGTAGAAGGGACTCCGGAAGTAGGTTTAGGCTTTGACGGACGAGAGGCTAAGGACATCCTTGACCTTTAATACTCCATTGTGGAACTGGGCGTCGGTTAACACCGGCGAGGGATCTCCCATGGACACCTGGGAGTCGAGGGCTACCCAGGACTTGCAGCCATCGTAGTGGGGCTTGAAGTCGACCGATTGAGGAATACCAAGACTATAGACACGGAGCAGCATTAATATTAAAGGTTTGCGGGGCTTCCAGTGGAGGCGTTTTTCAGCGTAGTCCTGAGTCCAGATATGGAAAGGCTGGAGAAGGGGAAGTGTGGCCTCGTCCCACAGTTCCAGGGTCTCTTCAACTCGAGCCCAGTGAGTAAAGGCGATTTTAGAAGGATTGGGGAGATGCTCAAGGGCAGGCTTGTATTCGAGACGATAGGACTCCTGGAGGAGGTCGGCGCGCTGATGCTCGTAGGTAGGATAGAGAAGAAACTCGTGGTGCTGGACCTTGAACTCCCTGCCCTCCTCTCTGATACCGCCCTTGCGCATGAGCAGGACCTGTTTGCCCTGGGCGAGGGCCCGGACGGTGACGGCCCATTCTTTGAAGGCGATACTGGTAGAGTAAGGGAGCATCAGCCGACTCCTTAGATATAGCGAGGCTACCTCATCTTAGCATCCCCGGCAGGCCGCCTCAATGCTGACGAATTCATTCTTGAATTCCTGGTAGCTGGAAAATTTGGCTAGATCCCGGACGAACTGCCCTGGGGAAGAAACGGCGGCGCGGAAAGCCTCCAGCTCTTCATCTACGGTGCTGACGGAGGCGGCGCTTTGGGCGTAGGCGCCGTGGAAGGCGAAATAGGCCTGATTGAGCTTGCGGATGTAGTAACCGTTGTCGAGGAACAGCAAGCGGCGCTCCTCCATGATCCTTTCCGCAGTCTCAATCTCTCCCAGCGCCAGCAGTTCCTCTACTTCCAGTCTGGTGGTCTGCATTTCGCCTCGGAAATCAAAGATTTCAAGGATTTTCACCACTTCTTGAAGCTGGCCGTCTGAAAGAATGACCGGCTTTGTCAGCGTCTTGCCGGTAATGATTTCATAGACCTTATCCCCAATTTCGCGGCCCGCGAGGTTGGCGGCGGACTCGTTGAGGGATGTGGTGTCAGAGTCGCGCCCGTAGTTCATACCCAGGGGCCGGAAGAACCAGTATTGGTGAAGCCACTCGTGGACGGCAGTGGACAGGGCGTGGCGGAGGCCGCCGTTGGGCGGGACTATGCTGGGGTAGGTGGCAATACCGCCGATGTCGACCACCAGAGCGGACAGACCTCTAGACTTAAGGATTTCGTGTTCCAGGGCTTCCCTTTGATCGAGGCTGACATCCGGCCTGAGGGTGACGTTGCCCTGACGCTTGATGGCGTCCCGCGGGGAGGTGACCAGGACGGTGGGCGGCAGGACCAACTCCATGTCCACCGGCGGCCAGAGAAGGCCGAAGGGCCCGCCGAAGCCTTCCTGGACCAGGACCTTGCTCACCAGGGATTCGATGCGCTCTTCGACTCGGGCCTTGTCTCGGTCTTGAAGGGACTGCAACTCTTTTATAAGCTGCCTTGCGCCCGACTCCTCTCTATCCGAGGCTGTTTGAGAGTAAAGCACCTCTTCCAACTGGTTTATTTCGTCAGCCCGCTCGAAATACTGACGCACCCGGGCGATTTCCTCTTCTTCGCTCATGTTTTCGCTCCAGGGCATGGCACGGCCCAGGAGGTGAAGCCACTTCCCCATGAAATTTTTCATCTCCCAGCTTACGATTCCCCATTTGTAAGGAGTCGACGGGGAAGCGGACGACAGGGAGCCGCTGGAATCCTGGCCCACGGAAAGCATCAGCATGGCGATGAAGAATATGGCGATGTATCGGTTCAAGAAAAGTCTCACGCTTAAAGAGCCTACAAATATTTTCCCACAAAATCTATGCAGATAATACGATTGTTCCTTATAAACGGCCTTCTAATCGCGTCGTTGCCACGCTGAAGGGTTTTGGCTACAATGACCTGGATAAGCTCCTGCCAGATTTGAGGTAACTTTTATCATGCCTTCACCAGAAGCGAGCAAAATTCGAAACGTAGTACTTCTTTCACACAGCGGTTCCGGCAAAAGCGCCCTTTCAGAAGCGCTGCTTTTTGCCACCAAGGCCATAAATCGAATGGGAACCGCCGAGGCAGGTAATACAGTGTCCGACTATGAGCCTGAAGAGGCCAAGCGCCGCTCAAGCACTCAAACATCTCTGGTGCCTTGCCAGTACAGCGGATTCAAGATTAATTTCCTGGATACGCCGGGATATGACGATTTCCGCGGCGAGGTTGTGCCGGCGCTGCGGGTGTGCGAGGGCGCGGTTATAGTCATAAGCGCTATATCTGGCGTGGAGGTAGGGACTGAGAATTCTTGGAACATGTGCAAGGAGAGGAATTTACCTCGAATTATTTTCGTCAACAAGATGGACCGCGAGAACGCCGATTTCCAGCGGACTCTCAACGGCATACAGGCCGCCTTCGGCAGAAGCTGCGTTCCGTTCCAACTGCCTATAGGCAGCGCCCAGGACTTTAAGGGGATTGTGAACCTCCTGGGGAAGGGGGAGAACGCCACGGCTTCGATGAAGGATGAGGCGTCGAAGGCCAAAGAAAGGCTTATTGAGGCGGTGGCAGAGAGCGACGATGAACTGGCCAACAAGTACCTGGAAGGACAGGAGATAAAGCCGGAGGAGTTGGAAAAGGCGCTGAAGAAAGCGATTCAGAGCGGTGATCTGGTGCCGGTGCTGGCCGGGTCGGCAACCCAGGCCGCAGGAGTTGAGGAGCTGCTGCAACTGGTAACCGGCTACATGCCTTCGCCGATGGAGGTTGGGAAGACGGAGGCGAAGAATCAATCGAACGGAGAAAAGGTAGAACTGTCGCCGAGCAAGGACGGGACCCTGGCGTCCCTGGTGTTCAAGACCACGGCGGACCCCTTCGTCGGCAAGCTATCCTTCTTCCGCGTGTATTCCGGTGTCTTCAAGGCGAACGGCGAGGTATGGAACGCCAACAAAGGCCAGTCTGAGCGCATAGGGCAGGTGTATTTCATGCGCGGCAAGACGCAGGAGCCGACGCCGGAGGTGGGGCCCGGGGACATTGGCGCGGTGTCCAAGCTGGCGGTGACCACCACCAGCGACACGCTTTGCCAGAAGGACAAACCCCTGGTCTTTGATCCCGTCGTTTTCCCTGTGGGTTTCTATTCGATGGCGGTAAGCCCCAAGACCAAGGCCGACCTGGACAAGATGTCGCAGGCCTTGGCTCGCATTGTGGAGGAGGACCCAAGCCTGAAGCTGTCCCGCGAGGCGTCCACCAGCGAGACCCTGCTGTCTGGGTTGGGGGACGTGCATCTAGAGACGACGGTGGAGAAGGTCAAGCGCAAGTTTGGCACAGAACTGACGCTGAACCTGCCGAGGGTGCCATATCGGGAGACCATTACGTCGGTGACGCGGTCAGAATACAAGCACAAGAAGCAGTCCGGCGGCCACGGGCAGTATGGACACGTGCTGCTGAGGCTAGAGCCTCGCGAGCGGGACTCGGGCTTCGAGTTTGCCCATGAGGTGGTGGGTGGTTCCGTACCCAGGGAGTTCTGGCCTGCGGTGGAGAAGGGCGTCACGAAGTCTCTGGGGGAGGGGGCGCTGGCGGGTTATCCGGTGGTGGATGTGAAGGTGGTGCTGTACGACGGCAGCTACCATGACGTCGACTCCTCTGGCATGTCTTTCGAAATCGCCGCGGTGCAGGCGTTCAAGAAGGGGATGCTCGATGGGAGGCCCACGCTGCTCGAGCCTATTATGAAGCTCACGGTGAAGGTCCCCGACGCCAACACCGGCGATGTCATTGGCGATATGAACGGCAAGCGGGGCCGCATTATGGGTATGATTCCAGAGAATGGCTTCACGACGATTGAGGCCGAGGTACCTCTTGCGGAGCTGCTACGGTACTCGAGCGACCTGAGGTCTTTAACTCAGGGCCGGGCGAGCTACTCCATGGAGCCTAGCCGCTATGAGCCGGTGCCGCCTGCTATTGGACAGAAGGTGGTAGAAGAGGCGAAGCGAGTGAAGGAAGGGGCTAAGGCGTAGCTGGTACCTGGAGCGCTGATGCTTGAGTAAGGTTGGTGAATAGCGGCTCACTGCCCACGCATCCCTGACTCCCGTCTCAAACTCTTCCACTCGAGACGTTTGATGCGCAATACAGGCCTGGTCATAATCGGGTCGCCCTCATCACCCTTAATCCCTCTTCTCCAGACTACAGGGGAAGAGGGGGCACCTGAGGGGACACCACCAACTCCACCCATCAAAAGGGCGTGTGGTTCTTCTATTGGGTAAGGCTTAATGTACATTAGTCGTTCGAGGGGGGAGGAGTCAAGGGGAATCCTCACTACCTACCTTGGTTGTAACGCTAGCCCAGCTAAAAGAATCGTTATGGGGTTTAGGGTTTGGTGGCTAGGGCGTGCTTGAGGGATAGGAAGGTTTCAGCCATGGAACGCGCAACTCGTAGGGCTGGCTCATTGTCGTAGTAGACGTTAAGCGTGACGAATACAGGCCCTGGCGCGCTCAGGACGTCTTCCATTGCCAGGGCCATTTCCTCGATGTGGTCAAAGACGAAGGAGCTAGAGTAGCCGGCGCTCCTGGCCATGGTGGGGAAGTCCAGGGCATCCAGCCCTGGGATAGAGGAACCGCCGGTGGAGGCGTGGCCGCTATCTCGAAATAGAAAATGCACCAGGTTGCCAGGCCCAAGAGTCCCGACAGTCGTCAGAGAGCTGACGTTGGAACGAAGGGTGGCGTCGGACTCCAGGGCGAGGATGCGGTGATGGGGCCGGGCGAGGGCGAGGCCCAGGGCGACGGCGGTTACGCGCTCTGGGCAGTCGGTCAGGTCCAGGTCAAGGTTTCGGCACTGGGAGGCGGGCGTCCAGAGGTCGAGGGCGCGGGATGAGGCGACGGCGATGGCGTCGCCACGGTGGAGGCTAATGATTCGGGCGGCCTCGTCGGCGGGCATCATGGTCGGGGACCGTCCGATAGACCACGGCTTCGGGTGAACAACCACATGCCGGCCAGGATAACCAGCGCGCCGACTATGCCAAAAATGATGTTGTCGTCAAGGAAGGCCTTATAGAGGAGCCAAAAGCCTAAGGCCAAGGCGCTCATCCCAGCGACACGCCCGCCGATGGAGTCCAGGAACTGCTTCTTCACGCGCAGCTAACTGCTCTTCTGCAGGAGCTCGCGGACTTCGTTTACCGCGACGCCGGTACCGCGCCGGGGACGCTCCCGGAATTGCACCGGAATGTTCTCTATCTCGGGTTTGACGCGAAGATTGACCATCACCGGCCCTTTTTTCTGCAGGACCTGGGCGATGTTGGAGGCGAAGTCCTCCAGGTTGTC is a genomic window of SAR202 cluster bacterium containing:
- a CDS encoding DUF1802 family protein; protein product: MLPYSTSIAFKEWAVTVRALAQGKQVLLMRKGGIREEGREFKVQHHEFLLYPTYEHQRADLLQESYRLEYKPALEHLPNPSKIAFTHWARVEETLELWDEATLPLLQPFHIWTQDYAEKRLHWKPRKPLILMLLRVYSLGIPQSVDFKPHYDGCKSWVALDSQVSMGDPSPVLTDAQFHNGVLKVKDVLSLSSVKA
- a CDS encoding aldo/keto reductase, encoding MNYRLLPRTDLKLSEVGFGVWTVATDWWGHIDREDGIHLLQKAHDLGVNFFDTADTYGTGYGEEVLAMAFPKQRRDIIIGTKFGYDIHDTTPRVGHKERSQKWDPAFIRFACEQSLRRLKTDYIDIYQLHNPRLPAIENDELFATLDELVKEGKLRYYAVALGPDIGWFEEGEASLKYRNIHAMQIIHSILEQEPSRRFFPIAKEKNVGLLSRVPHASEVLTDRYKTMPQFDPSDHRAFRKREWLEKAIKKANLSRFIADEADRTFAQAAIKFCLAQETICSVLPNITNPRELAEYTSAPDVPNLTPHELARLDDLWRSGFGVEEAPLPAESSS
- the fusA gene encoding elongation factor G, with protein sequence MPSPEASKIRNVVLLSHSGSGKSALSEALLFATKAINRMGTAEAGNTVSDYEPEEAKRRSSTQTSLVPCQYSGFKINFLDTPGYDDFRGEVVPALRVCEGAVIVISAISGVEVGTENSWNMCKERNLPRIIFVNKMDRENADFQRTLNGIQAAFGRSCVPFQLPIGSAQDFKGIVNLLGKGENATASMKDEASKAKERLIEAVAESDDELANKYLEGQEIKPEELEKALKKAIQSGDLVPVLAGSATQAAGVEELLQLVTGYMPSPMEVGKTEAKNQSNGEKVELSPSKDGTLASLVFKTTADPFVGKLSFFRVYSGVFKANGEVWNANKGQSERIGQVYFMRGKTQEPTPEVGPGDIGAVSKLAVTTTSDTLCQKDKPLVFDPVVFPVGFYSMAVSPKTKADLDKMSQALARIVEEDPSLKLSREASTSETLLSGLGDVHLETTVEKVKRKFGTELTLNLPRVPYRETITSVTRSEYKHKKQSGGHGQYGHVLLRLEPRERDSGFEFAHEVVGGSVPREFWPAVEKGVTKSLGEGALAGYPVVDVKVVLYDGSYHDVDSSGMSFEIAAVQAFKKGMLDGRPTLLEPIMKLTVKVPDANTGDVIGDMNGKRGRIMGMIPENGFTTIEAEVPLAELLRYSSDLRSLTQGRASYSMEPSRYEPVPPAIGQKVVEEAKRVKEGAKA